From a region of the Mobula birostris isolate sMobBir1 chromosome 28, sMobBir1.hap1, whole genome shotgun sequence genome:
- the LOC140188915 gene encoding probable G-protein coupled receptor 139, translating to MEMLKIKIELFSEIQAKQSPLGEIDSPKGRFECISSKCLQEQQNSQILTEMVYPAIWRIREVYYPFISAFGMLANVVAIVILSRGKCGVSKCVTRYLVGMAAADLLVVIMNPLLRMTAGIYFPGSFLQITHVCKVSLWLVFASTAASVWLTVAFTVDRFVAICCERLKTKYCTERTAAVVIGTVSVLACLETVPWGFVFGPREIIDGVPWYCDPTSSFTNSPSWAAFELFHRILNPCVPFILMLLLNTLTVRRILAASRARRGLRGRKDGENDKDREMENRRKSIVLLFSITGSFILLWGTTVVFSIYRRISMRLIDFVTDPRFIIQQTSVMLQILSSCTNTCIYALSQSKFREELKNAVKYPLNRILKLMKR from the exons GGCCGCTTTGAATGCATCAGCTCAAAGTGTCTGCAGGAGCAACAGAACtcacagattctcactgaaatggtgtatccagctATCTGGCGGATCCGagaagtttactatccttttatttcagcctttggaatgcTCG CGAAcgtggtggcgattgtgatcctgtcccggggaaagtgcggtgtctccaaatgtgtcacccgctacctggtgggaatggccgcGGCCGATCTTCTGGTCGTTATCATGAATCCGCTGCTAAGGATGACTGCTGGGATTTATTTTCCCGGATCATTCCTGCAAATCACTCATGTGTGCAAAGTCAGTCTATGGTTGGTTTTTGCGAGCACTgcggcctcagtctggctgactgtcgctttcaccgtcgatcgatttgtggctatttgctgtgagaggctgaaaacaaaatattgcaccgagagaacggcggctgtggttatcgggacagtgagtgtgctggcctgtttggagactgtcccctggggctttgtattCGGACCTCGggaaataattgatggtgttccctggtattgtgaTCCCACATCGAGCTTCACAAACTCCCCCTCATGGGCTGCATTTGAGctgtttcaccgcattttaaaCCCTTGTGTCCCATTCATTCTGATGTTACTGCTCAATactctgactgtcaggcggattctcgcggccagtcgagcccgcagggggctccggggacgaaaggatggagagaatgacaaggaccgggagatggagaaccgacgcaaatccatcgttttgctcttcagcataaccggtagcttcatattgttgtggggaacaacagtggtattttctatctatagacggatttcaatgagattaATTGATTTTGTCACGGATCCCCGTTTCATCATACAACAGACTTCGGTAATGCTGCAGATTCTAAGTTcttgcaccaacacgtgtatttacgccctgagtcagagcaaattccgagaggaactgaagaatgcggtgaaatacccactgaatcggattttgaaactcatgaaacgttag